The genomic window ttgtacaAACCAAACCCAGACACAGTACATATTCTGTTGATATTGATCATTGCACAAACCAAACCCAGACACAGAACATAATCTGTTGATATTGTACAAACCAAACCCAGACACAGTACATAATCTGTTGATAGTGATATTGTACAAACCAAACCAGACACAGTACATAatctgttgatattgatattgtacaaaccaaacccagacacagtacataatctgttgatattgatattgtacaAACCAAGCCCAGACACAGTACATAATCTGTTGATATTGATCATTGCACAAACCAAACCCAGACACAGTACATAatctgttgatattgatattgtacaAACCAAACCCAGAAACAGTACATAATCTGTCGATATTGATATTGTACAAACCAAACCCAGACACAGTACATAatctgttgatattgatattgtacaAACCAAACCCAGAAACAGTACATAatctgttgatattgatattgtacaAACCAAACCCAGACACAGTACATAATATGTTGATATTGATCATTGCACAAACCAAACCCAGACACAGTACATAatctgttgatattgatattgtacaAACCAAACCCAGACACAGTACATAATCTGTTGATATTGATCATTGCACAAACCAAACCCAGACACAGAACATAATCTGTTGATATTGTACAAACCAAACCCAGACACAGTACATAATCTGTTGATATTGATCATTGCACAAACCAAACCCAGACATAGAACATAatctgttgatattgatattgtacaaaccaaacccagacacagtacataatctgttgatattgatattgtacaAACCAAACCCAGACACAGAACATAatctgttgatattgatattgcacAAACCAAACCCAGACATAGAACATAatctgttgatattgatattgtacaaaccaaacccagacacagtacataatctgttgatattgatattgcacAAACCAAACCCAGACACAACATAATCTGTTGATATTGATCATTGCACAAACCAAACCCAGACACAGTACATAATCTGTTCATATTGATATTGTACAAACCAAACCCAGACACAGTACATAatctgttgatattgatattgtacaaaccaaacccagacacagtacataatctgttgatattgatattgtacaaaccaaacccagacacagtacataatctgttgatattgatattgtacaaaccaaacccagacacagtacataatctgttgatattgatattgcacAAACCAAACCCAGACACAGAACATAATCTGTTGATATTGATCATTGCACAAACCAAACCCAGACACAGTACACAatctgttgatattgatattgtacaAACCAGATCAGGTTAGATTAATATTCCTAAATTTTAATAAACTTTCACAATTGATTGTTTCTAGGTGACACATTTGACATACCAGATACTATCATGGGGTTAACATTATTAGCATTCGGAGCAAGCATACCAGACACAATTCTCAGCATTATTGCAGCAAGAGAGGGTAAGTATAACAGGGTAGAAGACACGATTAAAAAAGCATgtcaaaatcattttgattctAAGTTTGGAAATGTCTTTGCCcttaaaaagttttcaaaaaagaTATCACATTGCCTATGTTTGTTATCTTATCTACAAAGAACCCAATTGATCTTCTAAACAATTGTGTCTCAGAGGTATCAGTCTTCAGTCTGTGGTCATCAGGTTTATACTGTATTTTCTCAAACAGTTTTTCGTCCCTTGTTTCTTTGCAGCCTCTTGACAACATTCTTATTATGTTCTTACCATGTTTAATTACCATTGCTTGCAGGATATGGCGACATGGCGATCTCGCACTCTATTGGAAGTAACCTGTTTGATATTCTAGTTGGTCTTGGGTTACCATGGTTCCTGCAAACTGTTATCGTCGACAATGGCACCACAGTGTTTATATACAGCGGTGCAATCAGCTATATAGCAGTAATGCTACTTGGAAATATGGGCGTGACAATAATCATTCTGCGAGCAAACAGTTTTCTACTTGATAAAACACTTGGATTTATTCTGATTGTGTTTTACGTAATATTCTTAATTCTCTCCATCTTATTTGAAACCAATACAATAATTCCGAATTTAACACTGCCAGAATGTTAGTTGGTTGAGATTTTAACCATGTTGGTTTTAAGCTATTTCAGATGAATTCTACAGAAGGAACGTTTTAAGCGTTGCAATTTTGTTCGTGGTTTTTATGTCACAAATTGCTAGGATTGTACCAAAAAATCATAGGAGCTGAAGtagtaaaattattttatttttctaagtacAATGTTCATGTAATGATATATTTATGTGCAATAGTCTGTTAAATGGCTTTTCAATGTTTCAGAACACTTCTGTACAGTACTTGTAATGATCAACTCAAGATAACCACCACTGCCATGGCtacaaacatgataaatgtgctGTTGTCAGATCGGAAATGAAAGCTTCAAAAATTAATGATTCGAGCGAGCCAATGGACtactcatcttcatcatcatcatcatcatcatcatcatcatcatcatcatcatcatcgccatcacAAATTTCATCTATACTACGGTCCTGTGTAGTGGGTGCTGAATATGCGTTAGCTGGCTAGATATTTTAACATCTTAAAAGATGTCCTTTGACGCCCGGATAATCTTATAATATGATAATGGAACAAAGAGGAGGTATATTCTAATTGTTTTATCTTCTGGTATCCTGAGTTTGTCGTCCACAAACCTCCGCTGACGAGATCTGATCAAGGGTGTGTATACGTGTCTGCCTTTGAAATCATATCTAGACGTTTTATAATGTTGAGCACTATCCTATAAGAAGAAGACGTGGCAAAGGAGTGTACTTTATTCTCTATGTCTTATGAGATGACCCAAGATTCCCAATTGGAGTAGGAATGTAACACATGATGTGTTATCTATATAGTTTAACACTGATTGAAGTGGGAATAGAAAGCTCCTACACACCTGTTCCAACGTACGTCCAGAGGGAAACCAAGCAAACACCTTACGTCTTTTCACCTTACACTTGATGCCATCATAATATCTTAAATATCTGAAATCCGGAATGTTTCTCTGTCCCTGTCAGCTGTGTCTGTGCTTGTCTAAGCCCAGgaaatgacttcatcaatgggggCGATGTAGTCCAGGTCGAGTCTGGGTGACGTCTAGGCCGACGGGAGTGTGTCATGAACTCATGGTCTGTCCCATTTGTGGCATTCAACATCAGGTAGTCCACACGATAACTAAAAAGGAATGTAGCCAAGGCATTAGACATCTCCCTTTGAAATACTCCTGAAATGCCACCGTCTACGACAGCACTCCTTGAGTTGTtacacagtaggcctataccaatGGCATCAACTGCTGGTTCTGGGATCCCATAGTATAATTACCACAATGTTTTGAAGGACTCTCTTGGTGCTAAATAACATGAATACATTGTCTACATTTTTAAAACTGTTGACACACCCggtgcaaataaaataaataaatgttggtgttttatatagcgcctttcccCAGATCTCAGAGGgatcaaagcactgtaatttcgctgccatggtgaatcatcacaatcagattgcatcaactaggctggttgcagccgaaccgggcgcaaacctatccgcacttagattgtaacatccaccaattatctgtggagctccccaaattccattgggtgaaggaagtttttgctaaccaaacaactaatcaccgatttttaaaaattttttgcaaaGAATGTCAACAGCACATAAAATATCTACTGACATAGAAAATaagatattatatatataaatgcattAGCCACACCATGCTACGTAATTATGTTCAACAACAAGCGTCTATTTGAATGTGTGAGCAACGCCTGGATCTATGACTGGCACCCAGTTTCTCATCACCCTAATTAAGGCAGCGTCAACTTCACTTCCTCGGACATATCCTGAGCAGCACTGAGGATGCCAGTTGAACTGGTGAAGACTCTGAAGAGCCCTGTAGAAGATACCGTATGCTCTTTATGTTTCATCACACGGTAAAGTGAGACCATTGCGACAAAGGACAAGCCATATGACTATAATACAGAAGCTGTTGCGGATATCAAAACGATTTACAACCAGATGCTATTGCCTCACTAGCTATGGATTATGGTGCTTGGGGAAACTTTGCAGTCGCCTGCTCTGCAGTCGAATGACTCAATAGCACAAACGAATTGTTTATGGTCTTCATTCTCCTATTTTGTAAACTTGAAGTATCTCACTTACAATGTCACATAAATTAATGCATTGTACTTAAGGACCAACGATGTTTAACAAACAACGTGTCCTGTGATTGGTTCGTTTCGGTCCAGCCGCCTTGTGTTCCTTATAGTCACTGAACAAACCGTATGGCGGAAAAACACTCACTGGTTGGGTGTACGGTTTTCCAATGTGTTACTTGCAAGCTGTCGAAATTTTCAATCAGAAAAGTCGTACTTGGCATGCTTAGGTTTGTTTATTGACGAAGAAGCGCAACTTGGACCGAGACTAGTCAAGATTCAAGAGTATTGTTTTatcaggttagatggttttgccagttatgACAAAATGAGATTATAGGGGGTGTAGAATTctcacccctgggcaattcaagATTTACAAGGTGAtcggtcaaaattcaaaacttttttgaaacccataccaaACTGTTCCTctaatcataaggattcagaaaattttaaattttcgcCAGCCTGGTTTGAGCAAAATTTAACAAATCTGCATTTTCTAGTTTTGCCAGGTTTACCAGCAATAGGCATATGACCAATTTACCTATCAACGAACACTTGTGAGTCGGAATCAGGAAAACGTACAGTAGGCCCCCTATTATAATTAAATGAGCCATGTTGCAATTCTTAAATCACTACCATTATATTTCaggcattaagggctggggtatgaacgtttggacggtatttattttgggacattagagcacatcagacatatcgaattgcattctgaatacgaagaatgtccttctgatatcaaataaatttgattttttgaaattcgcaatttaatacacattttatggcaaatcattaaaaattgatatttttgatatttaacagtacttgaagtgaactttacaaatctgatgatttatacttaaagtgtatgtaggtgggatgaaaagccgacgatcaattgaaaattttgacctttcgtattgaagatatggattttttccccaaaacaccaaaaaaattaggtctttttgggaaaaaaaatccatatcttcaacatgaaaggtcaaaattttcaattgaccgtcggcttttcctccctctacatacactttaagaatatatcattagatttatataattcacttcgaggactgttatatgtcaaaaatttgaaaaatatcaaatttttataatttgtcataaaatttgtattatattgtgattttcaaaaatgaaaattatttgatatcagaaatacgtgcttcgtattcagaatgcaattcgataggtctgaggtgctctcatgtcgcacaaaaaatactgtcgaaacgcgataaacgctcattttagatcccttaaagacaaTGGgtgaatattttattttgagggcTCGATTTAGGCGATACCTTATAAATAATTAAACGTATTCCATTTATTTATTGGGCATAACATGTGACAGTGTGTTGAAATAGTGCCATCTGACTGTATCAagatgtgtaggggtgtgtttgtaacTGAATTGGAAATTGGGTTTCTATATTTGGCAGGATTTTCAGTGCGTAATTATATTTGTCTTCATGATGCTGTGGataatatataaattatattatgtccTTTATTAATCTTTTCCTATAGCTGATTTCTAACCAAAGATGAGGAAAGTACACGCAATATACTTCCCTTTTTGGGCTATGCAGCTTACTTCTTGGCATTGAATGCTCATACATTCCGGTGGTTCAATAAACAAAAGTAGTTTTAAAGCTTTCAACGGAAACGTGTGCAGGAACTTGCCTTCGTCTTTTCAAGTTTACTTGTTGGTCCGTGCTTGATCATAATTGATCAATAACGATTAATAAAAGTTCCTGGTGCCGGTCAATATTATTGCACAGTGTGCCACTACTCCATTCCCCCTGACGAACATGCAAGTTTTTCtgagtggggtggggtgggtgtgtgtgtatgtgtgtttttCTTTCGTTTTTCAATAATTAAATTGGTCAACCGCTATTGCTATTGctgttatatatattttatatatgcaAATGTATGCAATTTTATCTGCCTCTATTGGAATATACTTAAACATATTATGCCGTTTACGTCTACGTTTAACCATGTCAATGTATTACTGTTCACTAGTTAAAACATCGAAAATATTTTGGTGTCACAGAATCATGAAAATACAATTAAATATTCAAGTTTCGCAACTCACATATTTCGGGTTTCATTgtctttattttgattttagtATATATAAAGATAGCAAATCACATGCACATACAGACTGTATAAAAATGAATGATATACCTATCAGTTTGAAGTTAATTGTAAAATCTGCTTCTGCAATATAATCTTGGATCTGTTTAAAACGACCAGAACTTTATAGTTTATATATAAATGACCTTTTATTTATGTTACATTAATGCGACAATTTTGTTTAAGTCGATAAAGTTATCTCATGAAGATATAATCTTAGGTACTAGGTAGcttccattgatgaagtcatcttaggtagatatcgctcattgatgaagtcatcttaggtagatatcgctcattgatgaagtcatcttaggtagatatcgctcattgatgaagtcatcttaggtagatagcactcattgatgaagtcatcttaggtagatatcactcattgatgaagtcatcttaggtagatagcactcattgatgaagtcatcttaggtagatatcactcattgatgaagtcatcttaggtagatatcgctcattaatgaagtcatcttaggtagatagcactcattgatgaagtcatcttaggtagatatcgctcattgatgaagtcatcttaggtagatatcactcattgatgaagtcatcttaggtagatagcactcattgatgaagtcatcttaggtagatatcactcattgatgaagtcatcttaggtagatatcgctcattaatgaagtcatcttaggtagatagcactcattgatgaagtcatcttaggtagatatcaacCATTGATGAAGTCTTTTTTAGATATAGGTAGATATTAGCccttgatgacgtcatcttagtTAGATATCGCCCATtgctgaagtcatcttaggtaggtaGATATCGCCCATTaatgaaacgttttcataacgttaaataacatttgttggtaatttactgcacagcaaacacaaatgttttacagaaaatcatttaacttattttttttaatttctttataacaataggctagaaagcctggacaaacccaatagtgaaatcactaaattaaagggatgcccattacatcaaaaacaaaaaaaaaattaaaaaaaaaccataattACGACAAGGACAGGTGGAATGGAGAAATAAAAGGAGACCAAACGAAATGGCTACACGAGGTGGAGACAAACAGCAGATTTAAAGGCTGGTAGGGAGGTGCTTTTGACAACATCCTCGGGCAGGTAGTTCCACAAGGTGGGAACATATGGGTAAAATGACCTTTAGCAGAGTGTGAGCCTTCGGAAAGGTGTATATCAAGAGAGAGGCTATTGAGATTGCGGAGAGTGGTCTTGGGATGGGGCTTGAATGGGTTGGGAGAAGAGCAGAGGTGGTTGAGGATCTTAAAAAGATGGCTAAGGGCAGCAATGTCACGACGCTTAGACAGGCTTGGGAGATTGCATTTACAGAGAAGGTCTGCGTGAGAGAGATTCCAGGATTGGAGAATGACTCTGCAAGCAAATCTCTGAGTGGACTCGAGTATGTTGGTTAATGTGACATTTAATGGATGGAAGGTGATGCTGCCATATTCCAGAATTGGTTGGACAAGGGCTAAGTAGAGCAAACGCCGGATAGTTGGTGAGGCACAATTGAATGCTCTGTGAATATAGCCTATGGTTTTTCTGGCTTTCTTAGAGATGAAATTGACATGCTCATTCCAAGATAAGTTGTCAGAAATATGAATACCAAGGAACTTGACAGAGGAAACTCTTTCAATCACCTGGTTATTCATATAAAGGCTCATGTTGGGAAAGGGGTCTTTCTTGGTTGAAATAACCATGAGCCTGGTCTTTGAAGTATTGGCTGTGAGATTGTTTTTGGAGAACCAGTGGTGGATGGTGTTAATGTCAGCTTGAAAGCTGGTGATGTCACTGTCATTGCTGATAGGTTTGTAAAGGGTGGTGTCATCGGCGTATAATACCAGAGAACTGTTTGGAGAAAATGAAGACATACAAAGATCATTAATGTAAATAAGAAAGAGTAGAGGCCCCAGGACGGAGCCCTGGGGAACACCAGACAGAACAGGAGTAGGGTCAGAAGAAACACCAtggatttaaaacgttttaaaaacgtttttgtgtttgctgggtgagttagatagcactcattgatgaagccATCTTAGGGAGAAAGCACCCACTGATGAAGTAATTTTAGATAGATAGcagtcattgatgaagtcatcttaggtagatctATAtcgcccattgatgaagtcatcttaagtagatagcactcatcgACGAAGCTATCTTAGATAGatatcacccattgatgaagCTATCTTAGATCGATATCACCCAtttatgaagtcatcttaggtagatagcacacattgatTAAGTCGTCTTACGCAGATATGGGAGTAGAAGTCATACATAAGCTACATACAGTAGGTATGATAGGCCAGAGGACACATGCCGGTTGCCCAGGCCATCAGTTTAGGCCCTATATATGCCGATATTCGAttttaaatttcctcaaaatAAAATGGGGAATTGTCTAGTAGCTTCTAGTTCCGGCACTTTgcgtataggcctatacagcGTAGGCTCAGCGTAAAGTAGAACTACCCCCCCAAGTGAGCGATCCCATATTTCCAGATGTGAGATAGTAAGGGGCtgcacaataattatgagccttgagGGATGGTGAAATTTTTGGCCAGTCAAAAAGGAACGGtgaaagtgatttttggcacacaataggcctatattaaaatagACCGGGGCTATCGACCATCtagaaaatttggcatgtgcaagggggggggggggtatttttggcaggccgagagggaggggcaagcgatttttggcaggccgagagggggcaagcattttttggcacgccgtttggaaatatTACCCCCCCAGGggtactcacatgtaaaggtactcacatgtaaatggggtatgggtatgtgcggcgggcaagggtccctttttcaggctccccggcagttccttaagacccacatttagctacatttggatcatgcttcagttctttgagcctcaaactctgacaattgtagctctttagccaaTAATTTGGCCCCGCGATGattttagttcacaagacccaccaaaaatgttgaaatttcagttcatcaagcccctatttttcccaaaatcagttcttagttcccaaagttcggcgctccgcgccgcacacccctttcaaaatttcagttgagtgaCACCCCCCTTACCCCAGGCTCATaatattattgcacagctcctaaggGTCACGGCCAGCTCAATACATCAGTCAGCTGATATCGCAGTGCCCTGATACCATGCCATGAACCCTGGTCAGGGTCAAAGGCGCAAAGTCAACACCACTGTTTGGTGTCCCTGGTTTGTATGTGGTATTTATACTGATACTACATGTATATCGGTGTGAGACCAGAGTGAGAACTAGCTGGAGAATTTGGTGCTTGAAAAATGACAGGTAGGCCtagtatttttgtttttttatacgGCTGTTACATATAGTGATATAGGCCGATCagttttttaaatagatttggTTGTGTATAGCCCGGGTGTATAGTATTTGGACAAATTTGTATACACGAATATTTAGGTAAGCTAGTAATAGTAGTACTACCTTGCATGAATAAATAATTTGCATAGGTGTCATACCCTGTGGTACAGTTCACAATAATGCCTAGACCTCAACTTTTATTTCGTATAGCACGGTCCCCGGGGCACGGTCACGTCCAATAAATGTCTAATTTCTCATGGAACCAACAGCTGATGTCAGATCAATAAACTGTAATAGTTAATATCGGTTTATATGATTTataaaaaacaatttaataaattaatggaGACAAACAATTATTGTTTTGCTCTTGACCCCCGGATATTGAGAAGTATCTACGAGAAGAACTAGAGCTGTTGTGGCTCAAGAGCCACGAATATCAGGTGAGCGCAAGATGACCTTTGCATAaagaccgggggggggggggcacgccaCCTCTGgacgtgacgcgtatgtagggctgttaagaccccttttttcagcatcgctgtcacccaaagaccccatatttttttacgaacacatgctctgtcacccgaagaccccatatttttccatttgatctgtcacccaaagacccttgcaagttaaatttgaacagcaactttctttTATCACTGATTTAgaattagaactagaaatttgattttcgaggtttctgttgcggtttttcggctctcacctaaagattccattttaaaaaaaggtcatgttctcacccaatgaccccatattttttcaattttgccctcaccgaatgccaaaaatcatgctctcacccaatgaccccatattttttacattttgctctcaccgaatgccccttagtgcgaaagtgccagcccaacacctatatccatttcatattgaagtgccccccgggcataAAGGGTGGTCTTTAATAAGTTTCATGGGGTGTTCATAAAGTATAATCGACTGAACAAACCCTTGCAGCTGTTGATTACGTTGTCATACCATTCAAATCATTTTGAAGTAGTTTCATAAAATGACGCCTAACTTAGGCCTGCACCATTAGTGGGGAACTCCTATATATTATGATGTTTTGTAAACTTACACCCTAAACAGGGTATGTTTCATGTCATTTTAATGTTACCGTTAAACTGAGGATTCCTCCATGCATGTCCCCACTGTACATCAATTTTGACTCGGTGAAAAGCCGACATTaatgcccggggggcactccaactttggaggtgacgcgtatgtagggctgttaagacccctttttcagcatcgctgtcacccaaagaccccatattttttacgaacacatgctcgctccacgctctgtcacccgaagatcccctatttttccatttgatctgtcacctaaagacccttacaagttcaatttgaacagcaactttcatttatcactgattttgttacttattttgaaaaaatcaagaaatttgaagccatttagaactagaaatgcgattttcgaggtttttgtggcgctgttttggttctcacccaaagattccatttaaaaaaaggtcatgttctcacccgatgaccccatattttttacattttgctctcaccgaatgccaaaaatcatgctctcacccaatgaccccatatttgttacatgttgctctcaccgaatgccccttagtgtgaaagcaccagccctacacctatatccatttcaaattgaagtgcccccccccggcatTAATGTCCCCACTTTCACGGTATTGCCGGAGCTCTCCCATCTCTCTCTCCCTCAATTTTTTCAAACATGTGAATGTTCGTCTTACCGTGTTACTTCAATTACCTTAATGTTCTTCTCAGACTTGAAGGCAGAAGTCGACCTACTCAATGACAAGTGGGGTGAATTGATGAGAGCGAAAGATGTCAACGGTTTAGCGGAGATGTACACGGAAGACTGCAAATATATGCCTCCAAACAGCCCAGTTATTGAGGGAAAAGAAGGTAGGGTTTTAGTCGATGCGTTCTAGGAAGCACTATACAAAATAGTggtcttgatcatgttgataggacCATTTATGACAGAGAGTGCTTATTGCTTACGTCGGGGTTGATACCGACTGTCTAAAATGGAAGTAGGTCTAGATGTAACGTTTCTATTCTAGGGTCTGTGTTTACATGGAGAGTTACATAAGCATGGGTTTTTCACATGAGTCGAGAATTAGCACACAGATAATTGAAATATATTGAAGATTGTAAGTAAGAACAATAACactagagaccttgcgaaatgaagttactttaactttaactttaacgtctagaggattatttgaatacataatcctctataatcctctagacgttaaagttaaagttaaagtaacttcatttcgcaactATATGTTTTGGACAACACCCACCCACTCCTATGATAACGAAGAAAAAACTCACATATACATACACACCAATATACGCTGGAATATTATTTCGATGCAATTTTATAACAAGATATAAATATTTTTGACAGGTGTGAAGAAAGTCTATGAGGGTTTCTTTGAAGCTGGCGCTGCTGACGGTAAATTAGTGAGCAACGAAGTAGGACCTAGCGGGGATAGCCATGTATTCATGAGAGGGGTATATGATGTATACAAAGCTGATGGGTCGGAATTGGAAAAAGGAAAGTAAGTTATTAGGACCTAATCTTATGCCCAACTTTTTGATCAACTAATAAATATGACATGTTTCTCCCTTTTAAAGGGCGCCGTAAGCCTAAAACAAGGGTAATACCACTCAATCATCAATTTCAATGACATTTATACCATGCACTGTCGATGCTGAGAAATAGCTAAATCCGTATTTGACTGTTTTTCATTACAGGATGGTGATGATATTTAAACGAGTCAATGGCAAACTCCTGATTTACATCGATATTGATAACACATTTTGATTGAACACCGTCAACGTTTGGTAACATGCGTATTGGGATCATCATATATTTTGGACTTTGGCATCGACAACAAAAGGTTCTTAACATCGATGCCGATATTTTAGCATGGTTATATGAGCATCGTGCAACTGGGTAACAGCTCAAGATTCAAAATAGCGAAAAAGCTGGCATCCACCgtaaaataacaataatatttgtaaaaaaatagtATTGCAAATTATGATATGATTTACAGTAAACCATTGTAATATGTGGCCAGGGTATATTTCACCCAACTACGACGCGTCGTAGATCACAAAATAAGTTTATCGATGCATCGTAACTTTCATTTCACTAATTAAGGAGAATTACAAATGGTACACATAGCCGGGTGCACTATAATGGCAAATGCACTCTACCATCTGAATGACCCCGGTCTTTTCCAAAAGTTTACACCCAATGTCATTATAATACACGGGAGCTACACTTAATTAGCCCTTTTATCTTGCTTTTTAGCTCAAAcagcaccatgttttggaccaaaataaatggtaaatttgcaccaaaaatgaaataattttggAAGTAGTCCACACCGAATGACCGCCCTTTTTTGAATAAATAGAAAAGGTCTTCACTGAATCACCCCCTATTTTACAC from Amphiura filiformis chromosome 5, Afil_fr2py, whole genome shotgun sequence includes these protein-coding regions:
- the LOC140152822 gene encoding uncharacterized protein isoform X1, with product MTDLKAEVDLLNDKWGELMRAKDVNGLAEMYTEDCKYMPPNSPVIEGKEGVKKVYEGFFEAGAADGKLVSNEVGPSGDSHVFMRGVYDVYKADGSELEKGKMVMIFKRVNGKLLIYIDIDNTF